The DNA segment GCACAGAGGACTTCATTTTTGCGATGACCCTCGTATTGCCGAGCTTTTAAATTGAagagattttgaatttttatcaagtATGaacataaataattaatttttcactcATCTATATAGTTATACAGGGccagatttagggggtggccacatgggctgtggcacatggcggcaaattttgcaaatttttttaaatgtaagtatgaaaaaaatcggattcagaaaaaaattacaaacgagaaaggcgacaaaatctctcatttcctgagagtatgttgtctttctgtgatacaagagacagcaccttgaAGTAGTTGAATTAAGAGAGAactcaaacacgcaatttgacctggagcggcgcggcgcagagagcaatgatgacgaggcctagagatgaaaaggagaggccctcggtGCGGCGGTTGGCATATAGcacataatagcgcctacaggattgcatgaatacttcacgcattgcgtcaaatacggtgcggtcagcgtgaaacccatagcgcctacaaggcagcatgaatacttcacgcattgcgtcaaacgcagtgcggccagcagcggtcggcgtgagacgcatagcgcctacaagacagcatgaatacttcacgcattgcgccaaacacagtgcggtcagcgcggcacggcgacggaagttaaaaattatgaaaccacatttatgtttgatctctcataaatttttcgtgcatttcttataaatggaatgccttgaccacacagagataggtttacggaactgaagtttcgcgcaaagttccttgCACTTTTGCTAAtagcgttgacagggctttcgcaaaaaatgtgtccgacacGAGTTAACGGGTCTTATGCACGTCCACTTCATggttttgattgatttttcaaaacgaatgagagaaggcggcaaaatacaggcggcccatggaaAGCAAGtatgtaaatccggccatgtagTTATGGCAAACACATTTTTCATTGTTACTTACTTATAACAACTATAAAAGTGAAGTTTTAAGTACAAACCATTTCCAAGGCCCCTTTAAGAACTCCGGTGAGGACATTGCAATACTTCAAATTGAGACAGTGATCAGGAAGCTCGACAAATTCTGTCAGTGGATTGGAGTCAAACTGCAGAGAGAACTCATCACCACTGCTACTCCAATTCATGATTTGCGGAGAAATACCCAAATAAAGCCGGAATGCTgactgaaaattacaaaaatgacgaGCATAGGTACCTACTTGCTAGCATTTAAAGGGGCAGATTAAAAAGGTGCATATCTCAACAATAATCAGCAATGCTGTAAGTAGATCTCCTCATTATGTTTAGATTTCTTGAAGAAAGATCATCTCATATCATTTCTCGATCATCTTAGAGCACAAAATTGtgtgtgaatttttcttttcaagagagaatattcttagaaaatttcttgcaaaaacGTATAAGGGGCAGATTAAAGAGGCGCATAGGTTCACAATAATTAGCAATGCTGCAAGTAGATCTCCTTATTATGTTTAGATTTCTTGAAGAAAGATCATCTCATCATTTCTCGATCATCTTAGAGCACAAAATTGtgtgtgaatttttcttttcaagcgagaatattcttagaaaatttcttgcaaaaacGAATAATTATCGATGCACTTCCAGGAGTTACTTAGAAAATCTATTCGCATACATGTGACTTCTGTACCTAATTATGTTGCATAAGCCATCAACAATTGAATTGGTCACTCTCAAAAAGACTCAGGTAAGCGCCAAAATTAAAATgcgagaaaaatacaaaaaaaaaaaaaaaaatgggaaaaaaagaagtttaaatTGACCCGTTCTGAATCTCTTAGTTCCAAATCGGTGGTGAAACTGCGAGAGAGCGTAGGTATCTCGAATTTTGacggttttgagttagctgcagagACGAATTGTTGAAGATGTTTTTTATCTGCCATCCAGACATAATAATAGAAACTTTATTTAATAAAACTTTTTTCGCGTACCTCGAGCTTAGTTGCAAAAACGCATCATCTCGTTCTTGCGCCTTCATTTGattcggcgcacagtggatttagtcaataggggaggtccggcacaatttggaaactttaaaacgctcataactccatttaaaagaaaacgttGAGGATTTGAAAagggttccattggtttcctcgtgaaagcTCCTTGAAGCACTccttaaactttgaaatgtgacgaaataaacatcacagtttgcagttttagtcaaaaatttcatgtccgacctctctaatagaCTCCATCCACCGTACGGCGTGCTTTACGCACAACGCGAAACGCGAACGCGGAAACGCATCTGAAAATGTGTACTTCGTAATTAGGTGTCAATTCTTAAGgccgaaaacgcgaatctcggtaTTTCTACCGTATTTTCTGACATTtcgaaaaattactcaaaatgcTGAGAGAGTCCGAAAAAGCATCTtgttcttgctatcctcaagaatgaTTTCCGTTCTGGTGACACTATAAACGAGTACCTAATGTAGAAGGTTCTTaattgctctcctgaaaaatcgtgtaTTCCGAGATACGCaattctgcagtttcaccataaTATAAGTATTACTTGAAGCATTTAATGGATTAATCACATCATCACttactttaatatttaaaaCGGGTCAATTAATACAGTTTTTAGGTACTGTTTTGCTTGCATTTTCATTTCTGGTGCTTAACGATTGTAAGTCTTATTGAGAATGACCGATTTAAATTTGATAGGGAAGAGTGTGAAAACAGGGTTATGGgaaattttgtcaacgattttttgtccacgtaCATGTTTTTTCAAGTAGTTCACGTCAACGCGTTTTTCcagcaggggagttttggtccacctaCCAAtggagacccaaagttaattggttcCCATGTAAATACAAATGATAATTACTCacaacgtttttggatgaaaatatattatGTCCCGGAAgaataattgagatttttggtaaaaatgggggggggggggggcgtcataTCACCGGAGGAAAATTCAACAAAACTCTccacacctctttggtgcaacaggacttaagtAGCTTTCATGAAAATCccatcttgttatacctgaCCTGGATAAACCTATTGATTTGCTTCAGCTAAAGGCTCTAGATTGTTTTTCTGTGTACGATACTTCGATATACGGCGCCGCGGCGCTTCGAGCTGGTCTTTGCGACggaggtgttgtacagtatcgtacgagattgaaggcaacCCAACGTATCATCCATGgcttctttcaaaagcacgaagttccctcgcaaaataattCGAGAGACGACGACAAAAAGAGCGCAAAAAGTCCTGGTATGCGTATTCAATAatgtttagcatgatttttgaacttcattagaggaaaaagtgacttagCTCAAACAGAATtctgctcaaatttaccgcagagaagatttctttttgaatttatcaagAAAATCATGCTTGTTTAAAGAGGAAAAGATACTTATACgtaaagaaaagtcacttacatcaatcGGAAACCCACTTTCATTCAGCAATTTTATtcttggttcaaaataaaatcttcgtgacggcatactcaagaatgcttctgcctaaatcaagtcactttttgcTCTAATGCAATTCAAAAAGTATGCTAGAAGTTATTAAATTCGGATACTAGGACATGGTGAGTATTTGGacaaccgctctctttttgtgccgtagtgtcttgatttattttgcgaggagtGCTCTGTGCTATTAAAGTATGGCTGTCATATTTAGTATGTTGGAACgcattcaattttgtatgatactgtgcaacacctctgttgcgaaatagtcgCTTGAAGCCccgcggcacggcgcggcgggcgagggcgaccagcgcgacacgcgcattgccgcctacaaacctaacagggatacttcacgcattgcgcaatgcgtgaagtatccctgttaggtttgtaggcgccaatgcgcgtttcgcgctggcagcacgctgctcCGCTGTTtcgctctaatatttaaaatcgcggagtcagcgttcttcaactcatgattttgaaatttttgcactctctgcatggaattttctcatttaatctgacgaaaaaaagtatgtattaaTGATATGTATTATAATAaagtacggctcattgagattgatATCGATGcgatcgcttggaaaaggttttacaaatatttgcgacgttttaaaaatgtaaatttgtttaaaatgaagtaggtaatattttcttttaaaaaaagaggaaaaaagtataCTTAGGTAAGGTATATTTTAAATCGAacattttaaggatggaaataaaaccaagtgttcaccaatgacaatttgaaacgatgaatcaaaagaagagagtaacatttcatttagaaaaaagactaaccataacaacacctccttccctctcaattttctcatttcaatacACGAGGACTAAAATAACATGCTTGGACCAAGTCTTTGTTGCTTATTTTCAGCGTGGACGTACACTACCGTGCAAAACAGGCACACTGACAAAAAATCGGTGacgaaatgtcctgaaaccgaaaACAGTCCCCATCcccatttacttttttttttgctacccACACGGTTGGCCGCTCATCGGGCAAGTGTGAGATGATAAAGAACCCATTAAACTTACTACTGCAATAAAGATTGGCTTCAAATTTCATTCTGCAGCTGTTATCTATATAGACAAGACTGCATGGTTTTTTCAGGCATGGGGCACAAACACATCAGACTTTCAGACTACCTATTATCAAAATGACGTCGAGGCCTCAGCCTCCTCCCCCCTTACCACAGTCAtcctttccctgattttctatCAGTTTTCAAACAAGCAAGAAATATGGCCCAAAAATTGTTACCTATTGTTCCCGAAATAATACCCAATTCGTATCCATTCGAACTGTTACGTGACAAGGGTAGTATTTATGGGCCTTCGTCAACGGCAACCTTAACGGCTTCTTTCACCAATTCAATTCCAACAGCTTCGAGAAGCCTTTTTAAGATACAGCCTTGAATACACAATACACAACTTGAGAGCTCCTTCAGTTTGAGGGCTTAGGCATTTGCAGTGAAAAAATTTGTAACTATGAAAAAACACATCTTTTAAAAGATGCATGGCAAAGTTCACCATTACAAGTAAGAAGTCGATCAGCTCCTTTAAAGCTAGATTTGATTATTTCGATATTatgaacgtgaaaaaataacagGGAAAGAACTTACCTGAATTTTCTCCGCAGTGTCGCGAAAATCGTAACATCTGCCGGTGCCAGTTCTGGCTAGGAAATCTTCAATTAGTCTTATGCCTATATTGTAGCCCATTCTTTCGAGTTGTTTGTTAACTTCATCAACGTTTTCATAGTCTTTCATCAGCTGTGATACCAGCGCTCCGTAAGTCAACGTAAACAGTTCTGAGTTCTAGaacaatcaaagaaaattttggatattactGCTACTTTAATCAGAGCTTAATTGCGTCTAAAAAAATTAGTGGAATAGGCAAAATATCATTCTGATTGGAAAACTTTTGATGATTGCAAAAACTTAAACTTGTGGGGGAAAATAAATCCCTTTGAGAGTTTTTGAAACCTCAGTGAACTCAAAACTTCGACTTTCtgattctgaatattttctcaAGATGTTTTAAAGGTGTGACAAAGCTGAACTGTTCTCAATATTTTGTTAGCAGCAAAAAGATGAGTACTCAGTCttataaatataattttgagtaaaatcTTAGAGACTGAGCGATAGACACTCGGTTGAAATGGATTTTACCGATAACACCTCATACTTAGGTGTACCTGTTCGAGAGTCACTATTCCATTCAACTTATTTTCACGCCAAATAATTCGATGGATAAAAGTGAAACTTGACGGAACATTACGTAAGGATCTTACGGAGCACTAGTTATTCACAGAGGGACTAGGATGAGACATACAGGCATGCCTCAATTGCTTCACTTAATGTTGAAGCTACGATTTTCTTTCCtctaaatgttgaaatttattttgcacACTGTCTAATTAGGGTCATATAAAAGAGGTAACTTCTACCGTCGGTTATGTTCTTTTGCAACAAGATGTGTAATTAATTAAATTCTCCTTTCATCATTTAACCATTCCATCATAGAgagtatcaatttttaaattctttaatTTGTTAGAAATTCCAAGTGACAGGATTAAGAATAGTTGTCATTCCTTCATAGGTAGCTTTTTGAACTTATTTCTTGAATTCTAATCCAACCAGACCACTGATAATAGTATGCTTTCAGTGCTGGTATGTTCGTAATCCATAacaaaaaatggaggaaataaaAGGAATAACTTATACAGAACTGTTGCTTCTCACATGGGTGAGCGCACTTGAAAATGTAAGCATTTATGTATCCAAAGTATACTGACGTGCATACGAAGCAAGAAAAATTTTTCCGCCCGATTATTTTTTATGGCATGATAAAGAGAGCACAACTTGAaagctcttcaaattttcaaacttaatGTGGTGGTAGAATTGGAAAGGCCTTGattaaattcaacaaaaaatcaGGGATCGCGAACAGTTTTTGTTAAAAGATTTAATAATATGcaacttaaattttgaaaaaaactttttcattcTTGTTCTTGGGAAATAGTTATTGATGATTTAACTGCACAAAATTGATGCTACcaggctttattttttttaattcaattgagCGGTATCATGCATGATTAAAAGGAGTTGCAtgttcgaaaaaatcgagatattggTCGTAAAACTTCGATTCGGGATCCTATCTGtgaaaattggaacaaaaaagttaatTTCTTTTTGTCCAAATTCCAGTCtcaagtttcatgaaatttttcgaattcaaAGGCGTCGGTCTTGAGATCACAAAACTGTCGCTGAAGTTCTTCATTCGTGATACCTCAATTTGATTTTCCCTTTAGAATTGACAACCAAAATTATGCGAAATTTTGATAATAGttacttaaaatttggaatatttttaataCTGCACCCAGggttcccatttaaaaaaattatagttcttattctatcattttttaaaacatcaaaattagggATTAGGCACAcagaaaacataattttttttaatggattagAGATGTGAAGGATAAAAGTAGATCAATAAATTGAAATTGGGTACGATGAAAATATATTATATAATTTTAActatttaagtaaaaatagtACAAAATTTCTTCCAAAGTTATGCTGAAAAATGCCCACACAATTCCAGTTTTCGAGAGGAAAGTATTACAGAGAAGAAGAGTTTATCTCACATGAAAGATATACGCTTACAAGGTAAGTCCACAAATAATTCAAGTATAAAACATATAGGAATGCACttgtacagggttgccacggagTTTAAAAAATGCGATTCCCTGACCAATCTTGGAAACCCCCGAACATTTGAGAATGTGCGGAATGCTCAGAGAGACGTAattcaaaatagttttcagCGTGGCAACCCTGGAACAGCGATCCCTCAAGAGAAACAATAATACTTTAGACAAGCATCAATGTGTAGATAGTGATAATGACAAATAGATGAGCGGagtaaaataattgtttaattaTTTGTCAATGAAAAACCAGTTTCATTATTCATTGAATAATATTTCTTGATTGCTCTAGCTTTCAAGTTTTATCGTCTTCGCATCTTCtgagctattctgccgtgctaaggaagaacgccgagtGAGCCTTCAAGTGTTGCCATAGTTCCTtctacaaacaaaaaaatttactgggaaaattctgaatatttttcctccaatttttcaggcaattcaTTCACCTtttcatccgaaaatttcgaggaaaaatctgcttaactttccgcaaaaatacacattttatcgaagaaaatttagcaactctccaatgttcatgcggcgtttttccaaagcacggcagtattgtgatCTGTCTTAGATAAACTCATTAAGCAGAAAAAATAGTATCAAAGGACGTGCAAAAGTGAATAGACATGAAAATCAGAAAGATTTTTCAAAGCAAGCAAACGTATGCAATTACTGAACGAACGATGACCAAACTCCATTAAAATAATCACAAAATGCTTGAGGCACAGGAAATTACAAACATTTGATCTGAGTAACAAGAAAATAGTAATAAGTTACGGTTAGTTTTTCATACAGGGTGATACAAAAGTCACGCACCTACCCTACAACCTCTGGAATTTTTGCCCCATTTCAGGGTGGTCCCCTTAAAATCTTGGGGGGGCTCCCAGAGGTAGATGCTTTTAACTTGACCAACGAGCACAGgcggaatttcaatttttttttttaaagttacagGGATTTGACATAACCTACAAGCACTCGCagaatttcaagtctctatctctaggtatttttcaaaagttatacCAAGTCCGTTACTGATGAAATACAGTTACAAGTGGTGCGGGACTTTTGCATCACCCTGTAGAATATCACTGGGCATAATTGGCCAGAAGCGGTGTCTGGTGCGACATAAAATTTCTTGCTGTATACCGACTTGatcatacttttttcaaagaCACAGAAATTAAAGATGAGTCCTCGGGAGGACAGTAAAGAGAGACAGGACATTATTTTGCATCTTTAGCACaagcaaaaaattaagagataTTAGGAAATATGTACGTTTAATACCAAAAACCAACGTTACTTTCTTTTGAAAAGCATTTACCTAGAACAAATGATCGTCTCCCGAATGAAAAAACTTATCTTCATACTGCGCTGTTTCGGGGTTTTGTATCCTTTCCTGGGAGTGCCGTTGCACGaatttgtccgaaaattttagagCCGTTTCTCACAAAAGCAAGGGGaaatcacggaaaatttcagataCATTAATGCGACGGAGTTTCTATTACAGGTAAAATGTTGGAGAGAGACACTGAAACAGCGCGATCGAGATACGCTCCTTCGTTCAGGAGAGACAAAATGTTACACTATATTCAATTGAACTCTAAAATCCAAACAATTAAGTAAATTCGACTTTTAATATTACTTGttcttttcaaagtatttttttactACAACATGTTATCAATTTACAAAAACGGGAGCTGAGACAGTGCAAAGGAAGTGTGATTCTTATTTCATCTTTATCAACTGAATGACTAAATGTGAGAGCAAATAAGCCTAGTTCCATTTGAAGATATAATTTGtacgagagaaaaaattgagaagaagaTAAAGACAGTGTGGATTTGCTTAAAATGTTACATTGAATAAATAAGAAATAGTTTCATGAAAACTTTGAATTAGagctaaaaaattaataaactgATGGTAGAATCATGACTTGCGCAAATTCTTTAGTTCTACAATTTTCCTTTGTTTCCATTAATCAAAAGAGGGACCAGACTTAATTTACTCAGGAGTTAAAAACTGCAATATCTTAAGAATATTCAGATCGTTCGTACGCTTTTGTTACAGGGAGAAAATAGTTGGCACAGGGCTGATGAAAGTTCTTTGCAGGTAATAAATTAACTGCAATCAGTTTTGAGTGATTTAACATGAACAGAATACTAGTGGGGTATAAACGGCTacagaaaggaaaatatttgacGGACATTCTTGAAGCAACTTCAAGTATTTTCTGGCGAGTTACAGAATCTCGAACATTTTTTTGAGTTCAACCATTAGTTGCCAGTCTGTTTTGACTAGGTCATCTCTGAAATAATCTTTACAAGCGTCTATGGATTGACGACTGATTTTACTAACTAGCATatctttttcatcaaaatgaCGACCGAACATTTTGGGCGCTTCCCCAGGAATGGGCTCGATCTTGATGCAGACTTCTTGACCTTTCCGCGCACTTTCTACAGGCTTGTGGTTGCTTTCTATACCCGTTACAATTCCTAATTCGACGAACTCCTTACTGGGGACACATATCGGTGTGCCCTCTTTGACGATGCCTGCCTCGATCATGACTCCCATGACGATCGGATCTCTTGAATTGAAGATGAACTGAGGTAGAACCCGTAACTTGCAGGGAAAGACAGCTATCGATTTAAATTCGTCTCGTTTCTTTTGTTTCAACTCTTCCGTGTAAGCTGTGAACTTATCGAACAAATGGTAAATGATGTCCGCCTGGAAAATTTTAACTCCTACAGCATCAGCGAGTTCCTGCGCATCTCTTTCGACCTTCACGTCGAATGCTAGGATTGTTGCGTAGCGCGATTCATGTTCCAACATGGTCGAAGCTTTCATTACATCCTTCTTCACTACGGGTCCTATGCGAAATGAGCAGTAAGGAATTTTCGAGGATCTTAAAAATTCTAATAACGCTTCCAACGAACCTAACGTAGAGGCTTGGACGTAAACGCCTCTATCATGTACCTTGATATGACTAAGGGCAGATTTCAATTCGTGACTTACTTCCTTCGTCAATACCTCGACTTCGTCGGGCT comes from the Bemisia tabaci chromosome 7, PGI_BMITA_v3 genome and includes:
- the LOC109032277 gene encoding trafficking protein particle complex subunit 3, whose protein sequence is MSRQGTRLDQKKVNSELFTLTYGALVSQLMKDYENVDEVNKQLERMGYNIGIRLIEDFLARTGTGRCYDFRDTAEKIQSAFRLYLGISPQIMNWSSSGDEFSLQFDSNPLTEFVELPDHCLNLKYCNVLTGVLKGALEMVQMDIASCFVQDHLKGDPCTELRVKFIKRLEDAIPAGED